Sequence from the Thermus tengchongensis genome:
AGCATGTCCCCATCCGCATGTGCGTGGCGTGCCGCAGGAGGCGGCCCAAGGGGGAGCTTTTGCGGATCCTGCTCATGCCGGAGGGGCTTCGCCTGGACCCCACGGGAAAACTGCCGGGCAGGGGGGCTTATGTCTGCCCCGACAACCCCGAGTGCTGGACGGAAAAGAAACTCAGGCGCTTTGCCGGGAGCCGGGCGAAGGCTTTATCGGAAGCGCTCATCGCCCTTTTAGGAGGTACGGATGGCCAAAGTACGCATCTACCAGCTGGCTAAAGAGCTGGGCATGACCAGCGAGGAGCTCCTGGAGCTCCTAGACCAGATGGGAGTTCCCTACAAGTCCCACGCCTCCACCCTTTCCGAGGAGGATGCGGAGGCGGTGCGGGAACTGGTAAAAGAGCAGCGGGGCCTTCAGGAGAAGCTGGCGGAGGAGGAGCGCAGGAAAGCCCTACCCCGAAGGCCTCCCGTGGTGGTGATCATGGGCCACGTGGACCACGGGAAGACCACCCTCCTGGACTACCTGCGGAAAAGCCGCATCGCCGAGAAGGAAGCGGGGGGAATCACCCAGCACGTGGGTGCCTTTGAGGTGAAGACTCCCCAGGGCACGGTGGTTTTCATCGACACCCCGGGGCACGAGGCCTTCACCACCATAAGGCAACGGGGAGCCAAGGTGGCGGACCTCGCCGTCATCGTCATCGCTGCCGACGACGGGATCATGCCCCAAACGGACGAGGCCATCGCCCACGCCAAGGCCGCCGGGGCCAGGATCATCTTCGCCCTGAACAAGATGGACCTTCCCCAGGCCGACCCTGAGCGGGTCAAGCGCCAGCTCATGGAGCGGGGCTTTGTACCCGAAGAGTACGGCGGGGAGGCCATCGTGGTGCCCATCAGCGCCAAAACGGGCCAAGGGGTGCAGGACCTTTTGGAGATGATCCTCCTCATCGCCGAGCTGGAGGACTACCGGGCCGACCCGAACGCCGAGCCCAAAGGGGTTGTCCTCGAGTCCAAGCTGGACAAGCAAGCGGGCATTATCGCCAACATGCTGGTCCAGGAGGGCACCTTCCGGGTGGGGGATTACGTGGTGGCCGGGGAGGTCTTTGGCCGCATCCGGGCCATGATGGACGCCGACGGCAACCAGCGCAAGGAGGCGGGCCCGGGGAGCGCCGTGCAGGTTTTGGGCTTCCAGGAGCTACCCCAAGCGGGGGAGGTGGTGGAGTGGGTGCCGGACCTCGAGGCGGCCAAAGAGATCACCGAGGAGCGCAAGGAGGAGCGAAGGGCCCGGGAGGAAGCAGAGCGGGAGCGCCGCCCCAGGACCATGGCGGACCTCCTCCGCGCCCTCCAGGAGGAGGGGAAGAAGGAGGTGAACCTGATCCTGCGGGCGGACACCCAGGGCTCCCTGGAGGCCATCCAGCACATTCTGGCCAAGGAAAGCACCGAGGAGGTGAAGATCAACGTCCTCTTGGCCCAGGTGGGGGCCCCTACCGAATCCGATGTCCTCCTGGCGCAGACCGCCAACGCCGCCATTCTGGCCTTTGGGGTGAACCCACCAGGCTCGGTGAAGAAGGCGGCGGAAAGCAAGGGGGTTCTCCTCAAAACCTTCCGCATCATCTATGACCTCATCGACGAGGTCCGGTCCATGGTCAAAGGGCAGCGGGAACCCAAGTTCAAGGAGGAGGTCCTGGGCCGGGCCGAGGTGCGGGCCATCTTCCGCCTGCCCGGGGGCAAGCAGGTGGCGGGATGCATGGTCACCCAGGGCAAGGTGGTGCGCGGCGCCGAGGTGAGGGTGTTGCGCAAGGGCGAGGAAATCTGGAAGGGGAAAATGGCCAGCCTCAAGCGCTTCAAGGAGGACGTGCGGGAGGTGGCCCAGGGCTACGAGTGCGGCATCGGCCTCGAGGGGTTCGACGACTTCCAAGAAGGGGATATCATAGAGGTTTTCCAGATGGTGGAGGTGCCGGCGTAGGAGGTTCCTTGCGCTGGATCCAGCGGTCTTACTCCGGGGCCTGCCCTTCCTTAGGGCCATGGAAGATCCCAGGGAAGGCTTGGGGAAGGTTAGGGCTGGCCCTGGCCATCCTGGCCCTGGTCCTTCAAGGCCTACCTCCTTTCCCTGTGGGAAAGGGGAAGGCGGAAGCCGGGCTTCACGCCAAGGGACCTGCTTGGGTCCTTAAGGAGGACCGCCAGGGAAACGGGCTTACCCCCCTGCCCCAGGCTCCCACCCGGCCTCCCCATTTTTCCCTCCAGCCCCAGAAGAGGGAGGCCAAGCC
This genomic interval carries:
- the infB gene encoding translation initiation factor IF-2, whose translation is MAKVRIYQLAKELGMTSEELLELLDQMGVPYKSHASTLSEEDAEAVRELVKEQRGLQEKLAEEERRKALPRRPPVVVIMGHVDHGKTTLLDYLRKSRIAEKEAGGITQHVGAFEVKTPQGTVVFIDTPGHEAFTTIRQRGAKVADLAVIVIAADDGIMPQTDEAIAHAKAAGARIIFALNKMDLPQADPERVKRQLMERGFVPEEYGGEAIVVPISAKTGQGVQDLLEMILLIAELEDYRADPNAEPKGVVLESKLDKQAGIIANMLVQEGTFRVGDYVVAGEVFGRIRAMMDADGNQRKEAGPGSAVQVLGFQELPQAGEVVEWVPDLEAAKEITEERKEERRAREEAERERRPRTMADLLRALQEEGKKEVNLILRADTQGSLEAIQHILAKESTEEVKINVLLAQVGAPTESDVLLAQTANAAILAFGVNPPGSVKKAAESKGVLLKTFRIIYDLIDEVRSMVKGQREPKFKEEVLGRAEVRAIFRLPGGKQVAGCMVTQGKVVRGAEVRVLRKGEEIWKGKMASLKRFKEDVREVAQGYECGIGLEGFDDFQEGDIIEVFQMVEVPA
- a CDS encoding YlxR family protein, producing MAKHVPIRMCVACRRRRPKGELLRILLMPEGLRLDPTGKLPGRGAYVCPDNPECWTEKKLRRFAGSRAKALSEALIALLGGTDGQSTHLPAG